Genomic window (Alnus glutinosa chromosome 9, dhAlnGlut1.1, whole genome shotgun sequence):
CTTTGATTGGAGGTACTGCTAGCTCTTCCACTAGGGACACACTGTAGACTTGGACACAGAAACCCATTTTGTTGCAGTCCTGTGACCCTACTTGAGTTTGTTTAAGATCTGTCTTCATAGACCGAAAAGCCATTTTTTCAAGCACAAATTCCAAAGGACTGAAATCTAGCCTTTTATCCTTGATCCTGAGAATTTCTTAAGAACATAAATTTCGTAAATAATGCAGGCATGGCAAAAAAATAGAGTGAAAATCATGAGTGCTAGTAATTGGTTGAGGCTGGGTGGTTTCCATGgtgtacaataaatatataaaatgttgGTAATAATAATGGCTTCTAAGAAAAGCACACCAATCATTGATTTTCACAAAAATCAACGGGTTTACAAAAACTGTTAATTGCATAGACATTTAATTATCAAGACAATCAATGCAAATGCCAACTGTTACtcataaatgcatcaaaaaaTGAAGGTCATGTTCAGCTGCTGGTTGAGAACCTAGAAAGTCGTTGTATGTGCTTCTTGTTTGATGTTTAAAGTGAATACTAAGTATATAACCATAATAATGATGTACATGTGCCAATGGTAATTCCACTTGTTAAGTTTCATTAACTCTAAATTCTATTATAATAATCTGAACTTCTGTTTATCTGTATCAATCTTCTTCTGTCATCTGATTAGTTTTTGACTTTTGGCCCATCATAACTGTTAGCCCTGTCCATGTAAATGTAcgtttcattttctttgatgCTGGAGATGCATTTTGATCCACTCTGCTGTTGAAGTTACacattgtttcctcaacaacaGAGTTTTATATTCTGAGTGTCACTTACCCATCTATACGGCAAATTGTTTGTACAGTGATCGTGGagaaatttattcaaaaaaactTGCAAACTTTGTCGAAAAGCGACTCAAATCAGAAAGGGCTGCTTCTGTAAGCTTCATCCATATGCATGatagttaatttttttggtatattttaGTATGAAGCAATGCTTGTAAGTTGATTCTTTTTTCTAGAACTGTAAAGGACCTCACCCCCTTTGCTCAGCAAACAAATTATCTACTTTTATGTCTCACTTCTAACAGCTGATTAAGTTGGGAATATGAATATCATTTAGTTAacgtttaaaaattatttttcttgctCAAGGAACAAATTGGTAATTGTTGTTTCTATTACATGCTCGATTTCTTGAGCGCATAACAAGATAGTTTAGGGTAGGTTCTTAGAGGGAATGTGGCCTCCTTCAAACGTGAGTTTGGAAAATAATTCTCTGGATGATTTTAGAAGTTTTCGTGGTGGCTATTTCGAAGGTGGTTCTCTTCCTCCTTAACAAGCCTCTTCAATTTCCGTTGTGATTGGATCTCCATTGGTGCCATTGCTCCTTCCACGCATGTCGTGAGCTGTTCCAGGGACCAATGCGAAACATACTACAGCTCGTGGGTTTCCTTTGAAACCCATTCTTGTCGTGCTCTGTTTTGAGCGTACGACCTGTGCAGTGCCAATCACATTGCATGGAGTCTTTGTAACGCCCAGTATACTATTACACCAAGCCCACTCATCTTCCCCTTGATTGGCAGTACAGGGCAACTAGACTTGTGTACATGTTGCAAGAGGTGCTCCAAGTTGCTTTCAGGTCGGCATGGCCCTATCATGATGGAGCTGCCCATTCTATGCAGAAATGGCCACACACGATGGTGCAGTCTGTTCTGTGGTGGTGGGGCTTCAACATCATGGTGGAGTGGGTCATGTGGTTTGCTGGAGTGGTGGCTATGGTCAGTGGGTGTTTTGGATTGCAAGGGGTACGGCGATAGATTCTGTGTATTTAGTGCCAAGCAAGGCAGTGATGTTCTTGGGCTGACCATGTTGTGGCTAGAATCAGTTGGTGTTTTTGGTTGTGAGGGCTGTGGGGGTGACACTGTTTATGGTTGCTGAGAACATTGGATTTCCTGGTTTTTTTCAACCCCTATGCTGTCAAGGTTGTCATTCGTTGTGTGGTTCCTCTCTTGTAATTCTTTAATCATTTGCTCCGTGGAAGCGCTGAAATACGATCCATTAGTGGCTTGATACATTCTAGACGTGAATTCTCCATAATCTGGGATGTGTGGGTTATGGGCAACTTGGCCCTTATACCAAATGTTACGTGCTCAATTTCTCTAGCGCGTAACAAGATAAATTTAGGGTAGGTTCCTTAGAGGTTTAGAGGGAACCTGGCCTCTTTCAAACGCAAGTTTGGAAGATAATTTCTTTGGATGCCTTTGTTAAAATTGAGCAATCTTTAAATTGACTTACAATAGGATAACATTCAAACTAATGAGAAGTCTCAATcctaaaataaatgataaaaactAATCATAAAATGATGAAAACTAATCTTAAAACAACTAGtaatcattattaaataaaCTACTACTTTAACACTACTTCTTAGCCTATCTTCTCATAATTTTGTCCTTaagttttcaaatcatactagatttgaggtgaaAAATGGCTCCAAAGTTAGATtatggcatgatctgtggtgtggggatatggcCCTTAAAGAAGCCTTTTTCGGATTTATTTGGTATTACGTGCGCAAATTATGCTTTTGTTGCGGATCACATGGAATTCCCTGGAGGTTCCattcagtggaacgtgagctttactAGAGTGGCTTATGATtgagaggtggatgtctttACCTCGCTTTTTCGAGTGTTGTATTTAGGGAGAGTGAGACGGGAAGGTGGGGACAAGCTGTGATGGGTCCCTTCCAAAAGATGATTATTTGGTGTTAAATCCTTTTGCAGAGTCATGAGTTGTAATGATGGTTTttgctttccttggaagagtgtttggcaGACTAAGGCTTCATTGAGGGTGACCTTGTTTGCTTGGTTGACGGCCCTAGGAAAGGTACTTACCATGGACAATCTCCGAAAGCGGCGCGTCATTATGGTCAATAGGTGTTTGTATGTATAAAAGGAATGAAGAGTCCACGGATcatattctttttcatttgcaAGGTTGCTTGGGCTATGTGGAATGTGTTCTTCAGTCGGTTGGgactgtcttgggttatgcttagACGAGTAGtcttgtatgcttgttggtagACTGCTAGCAGCACTCAGAGTGCTGatgtgtggaagatggtacAAGTGCCTTTTGTAGTCTCTTTAGAagaaaatgaatgatagaagttttgatgACTGTGAGAGAACTTTAAAGGagattaatctttatttttcaatacctACTTTTGTTTCGCCTTAGGTGAttagttattatgattttcttgttcttttgctCCTAGTAGTTAGgtggtttctcttgtatatttcatgtgtacCTGAGGCTGGGGATGCCGTatacttttaatgatatcttgattactagtaaaaaaaaaaaaaatccattttacaTGGTTTCAGAAGCAAGAAGAGTACTTCTAAGACAATAACTAAGCAGTAATACAGCTGTTAGGTCTCAGGGTAGCTTTATTTGTATAGTTCCGGCTTCGTTTTAAATAGGTGACAACATTTGGACCATATGGTCTTgggttaaaaaaataagaaaaagaaaaaagagaagaatgtTTACACACGTAAAACTTTTCTAGACTAACCAACTTGAATATGTtctttgagctttttttttttttttttgggggggggggggggagggggggttgtAAAAGTGCCAACATTCCTGATATTACAAATAAGTACGTCTATTGACTTTCAACTATCAATTCTTGAACTTCTTGGATCTAATGGCTAATTTCGTTTGACTGTTGTGGTTTTAGATTTGGACAAGCACTCTGCAGCGAACAATTCTGACAGCAACTCCAATTGGTGGATTCCCTAAGGTTTGTTTTGATCCATTGGAATGTCATTGACTTATCACCATCTTAAGCCATATTCTTTAGGCTGATTTTGGTGTGCTAGATAGATCTAGGAATTATATCTACAATTACCTATTGGatataatgtaattttttacatATTGGTAGATACAATGGCGTGCACTCGATGAGATATATGCTGGAGTGTGTGATGGAATGTCATATGAAGAGATAAAGAAGAACATGCCTGAGGAGTACGagtatgtttttttctttttctttttttgtcctttCTGTTCAAAAGGTAAAGATGAAGCACGCATATACTTTTCTAAATCTATCCAAATAACAGTTTGTTCAGTAAATTTTTGCTGGTATGAGTAAGTTGTATTTGCTGTGAGATGCATCCTTTATAATTATGTCTTTATAAAATAACAGGGCACGTAAGAAGGACAAGCTGAGGTATCGGTATCCTCGTGGGGAGTCTTATCTGGATGTTATTCAAAGGtatgtaatttgtaattttgtagtACTAATGATTCGTGAGTTTTCTCAAGTCTTTGAATACATAGTTTCCCGACCTGTTCAATAGTATTAAGTTATTAACATCTCTACTAATGCAGGCTAGAGCCTGTAATTATTGAGCTTGAACGACAACGGGCACCTGTTGTAGTGATATCTCACCAGGTTATATACTTCATATGGAACTTGTGCTTTTATGAAATTTTGATGTTGTGGTTAGGATCCTTTTAagcttctttatttctttattcttgcaGGCAGTATTGAGAGCATTATATGCTTATTTTGCTGATAGGCCTCTGAAAGAAATTCCACACATTGAGGTAATATGGCCtgtatcatttatttttatggttGACTATGTTTTACAGttcttgttgcatgttaaacTGGGGCAAGAGGGATATAAGGATCTTGCTCCTCTACTACGTTATAAGAATATCATCCTTACCCGGATTTTCATACAACGATTTGTTTTAGTTGGACTCAAATTCTCAACAATTTATTGCTTGAATTACTAGAAATTCGGACAGTAAATGCGAGAGTCTTTATAGAGCCCACCTGCTCGAGACCTATTCGGGCAAGTGAGCCCCATAAGGACAACATTTGTTGCCACTCGGACAAGTAGGTCCCAAAAGAATTCTTACATTTGCGGTCCGAATTGCAACAAAATTATTAGAGATCTCTATATGTTCTATTTGATGGGAAATCATGAGAACTATACTACTATAGACGTCAGTCAGAATTTGGATGTTCATGTGTTGAATGAGCAGTTTAGCGTATGTTCTGGAGTTTTATTTTGTCTTGTTTGCTTGGGTGTATTGGAACTACATCCTAATGGAATTAGTATACTAGTTTTTTTACATCCTAATATAATTGGGATACTGGTTTTCAGGTCCCGCTCCATACTATCATAGAGATTCAAATGGGAGTTACAGGGGTCCAAGAGAAAAGATACAAACTCATGGACTAAATAAGTTTACAAGAActtttagtttttaagtttGTAACTCAAAACTGTTGAGGCAAATTTGCATTTGCATTCTTTTAATCATCATTCGTTAACAAGATGTAACATTAGCATAAAGAGACTTTGCATTATTATTTCAATAATCATTAATGGGAAATGACTTAATTTTTCATCTCTGCATGAAATAAGTAGGTTATGTtggttaatttattttgagatgggtattttgtttttggtttgaaaaagtgttttttgatatgatataaaggtgaaattgtttttgtattttgagttgtttattaacGTGTTTGTCTTTAGAACATAAAACAAAGAATAGCAGGACTGGGTCTAGCAATATTTGACACAACCCGCGAACCCTGGAActtaacacgaaattagcagATTAAGGTTGAGGAgatgacttgtttaattaaatgggttgagtTATGATTGAGCTATACTCTAATACTCATATCTTGACACAATCTTAATTCGACACACGACGAAACATAAGGATACAAATATAACATGAAATTAACGGGTTAGGATTGATGaattgacccgtttaattaacaAGATTGAATTAAGGTTGATTTAAGtagttttatatttatattttgacagaatttgaatGTTACAATTGTGACCCTTAAGCGGGGAGTTCATTATAAAGAGTGCCCTCTATTCATTCATTGtaggcttttttctttttttggggtgCGTAGGGTTCTCCACAACCAAGAagtttttggattttggatATAGATTGTGTGCCTATGACTGAATCTAAGGTCTGTCATAAGTCTGGTACATTGATCATGAGATGGGTCGGAGGTCACGACTCACGAGCCTATAATGAAGGCTAGAGTTTGATAATTTGCCTAAAACTTGCAGCAAAAAGAGGTGGAAGCTAACTCTAGTAGCAGCAGATCACGGCTGTAGAGTCAAAAGAAGACCTTGTCTGGGTACTGGTTAGATTCACAAGGTACCCCTGATGATCCCTGATCCAATATAGACATATAACTCGAGTGGGTCCCCCGTCAACCCTGCAAGTCTACCACACAAGAAAATACCAAAAACTAGTCAAGGAAACATGGACCCGGAAAAGGTCTGAAAAAATGGGCCTAAGTGACGATACTCTGTAATTATCTGTTCTGACTGGTTAACAATCAGACAGAGAATCTCTTAATAAGGATCTACAATAATTATCTCTtcaaattattagttatttagaTAAGTATTAAGTAATGGAAGATCTTATACGAGACCTactggtttaaataaattttgaattgtttgacCATctattcaaattatttgttcgaatccggatcgtctataattatttgttcgaattgtAAATGAGTcggataaataattataaaaaatcacTTGTAAAATTTccctaatcaaataaaaatgaaattaaatctCATAAATGATTTCTAACAATTCCACCATTGAAAGTCAATTATTACTTTAATACTAATCCACCACCTTCTCTTTGGTCTTGTGAACCGTACCACCCCCACAgtaaacaaatatatatgaaaCACAGCATGAATCAAATAACCCCCCACCCACCCTCTGCTGCCGTCGCCTTCACGAGTCGTCCATTTCTGCCCCTTTCTCTCCTCTCCCGTGCATATGAGTCTCATTATCTCCTTGAATAAAGGGATTCCTTTGACTTCAAAGTACCCCCCACACACACTCAcatacatgagagagagagagagagggggagagagagagagagagagagagagagagagagagaggatgttGCTAACAGTACACGCATATGTATAGTGGGATCCCAATTCCCCCATTGTTTAATCCTTAACAACGACTGTATTTTCACGTAAACGTTTTCTCTTACGCGCTACGCTATagaaaaggaagaaggagaTTCCATTGGTTGGACATCTTCTCACAATGAGCCACTTCGTCCAGACCATGTTCTCCCATGACGGCAACATCATGTTCGTCGCCGTAATATCTCTACTCGTCGTAATCCTCTTCGTCTTGCTTCTCCACATCTGCGCGAACTGGTTCTTGGCGCAAGCCCAGCAACGGAGGCGACGCTCCATTACCGTCTCGCACGTGCTCCGGCCCACTCGCTTCCGCCATTTCCATACATTCACCATCGACGACGCCTCTCTTTCCAACTCTCCCACGAAAGGCCTCGACCCGTCCGCCATCGCCACGATCCCTCTGTTCGTGTACAGCTCGGAGGAGCACAAGCATGGGCAGTCGGAGTGCGTCGTTTGCTTGAGCCCGTTCGAGGAAAACGAGATAGGGAGGGAGTTGCCCAAGTGCCGCCACGTGTTTCACGTGGAGTGCATCGACGTGTGGTTGAGTTTGCATTCCAACTGCCCCATTTGCAGAGCTCCGGCGGTGTCTGAGGCTAACGTTGACGGGACGACGACTTCTTCAACTGCGGATTCTTCCGAGTTGGGTTTGATCGGTGATGGGGATTCTGCATTGGAGGTTGTGATTGATATCCATGAGACTACTGATCATGATCAGAATGTAGTGGCCATGGCGGCAGCTGGCGATTCTGTATCGGTATCTTCGCCATCTTCGTCGCTGGGTTGTTCGTTGAAGAGGATGCTGAGCAGGAATAGATCAGAACGCAAGGTCTTCCCGTCGTCGAATGCGAATGAAGCGGATGCTCatgcttgagagagagagagagagagagagatcactGTGAATGTCGATACCTAGCTCCTGTTGTTGTATAGCTTTCATGGCAAATTGTCATCTTTTTGTTAGAGTTTTGTGATTGGGCCTGTTGATACTACCTGCGTGGAACGTCGATCTATTTTGGTTGGTTCTAATAGTACTGAGATTGATCGTATGCTTGTGTTCCTGTTCCTAATCACTAGTTCTCATTTGTTTGACTGAATGATGTTGTTTCATGTTTGGGATTTAGTTTAGCCTTAGGTGTTGTAAACAAAAACATATGCAGTGTAGTTTTTTCTAACGTCCTAAATTCAATTTCAGCCCCTAACCCAAATCCATTGTTTAGGAGCTAATTTGGTATTTGCTGAGATTAATTAGATATTACTATTGGCTGTTCAAATTTCATGCAATTCAAGTAGCAAGAGGAGATTATAAGACTTACTCAGTTTCGGATAGGTGAGTTTCATATCTTAAGTTGTTCGGGATAAGTAAGCCTTATAGTACAACTCGAATGATAGGGATAACCTATAGTACAACTCGAATTGTATGCAATTCAATTGCAAGACTCTTGTATATACTTTCTTTTATCTGTATGTTTAACttgtaatttaaattaatggtaccaaaaaaaaaaaaaggagtgtgATATACACAAGAATTGTGTCAATAACATTCTTTATAAGTagaataatgttaaaaattattgttgagaCAGATTTCGATAAGTGACGTATCGATCAGTAATTCACCGACGTGCTCCTTCTTCTTAACTTGCAAACAAAGGCTGCGTCGGGGGGTGCCGACAATGCCGCTCCGATGTTTAAGTAAGCGTATTGTTTAGAAATAAATGCACAGAGTAATGTCAAGGAGATAATCAGTGTACCTTAATATTTGAGGGGAccttggtatttatagagattgaggagCAGTTGAGATTATTTCCTGCATACGCGGGAATTGATAGTTGAAGAAGACGTGGCTTCGGGCGCACAGATATTTCAGGTTCCACGACCGCTTATCTCGGGCGCACGATCTCATATGGGCAACATGTCATTGGTAAAGCTCCAGGCGTATAATCTTGTTTTGTAtcgtgcgtcgtgtcccttagatcCCGAATACTCTCGAAATATACGCGGACATAGGTGCCACTGGGTGCCCGGGTCGGGTAGTCGGGTCGATTGTACAGGTCGGACCCTAATGATCTTGACGAGCTCGAATAGATTAATTTCTCTTGAACCGTTTTGACCTGGTCATGTGGACAATAAATACAAGAGAGTTCACACGAAACTCATCTAATCGGAATTGGATTGAACTGTCCCACACCTATTCGAACAAAATAAGCCTAGTTAAAAGCCTGCTCATTTTTATCGTATAAGTATTTATCAATCAAAATTAGTAGCATGATTGTACCCATTCAGCGGGGTGGTATATATTGGATATACAGTGAAGATGATTTTGTAACACGAAAAGGTGGACCAAACTAGGTTGAGTGGGACAAGCGAAGTCGGGACAGTGGGGAGAGAAGGACAAAAGCAGCCTGTACAGCCTTCCATGTTTTGTGGTCACTGGTCAGAGTGTTTTATAATTAAGCCTTTGCATCAATCATGTGAAGGAGAATGGTCAAACTACTGCTGCAATCCTGGACTTTCCTCTTACATTTAATTAAGGGTCCTTGTCTGGATCTCCGGccctttcttcaatttttcaataaagATATAGAGAAATGGTCCCCATTAGTCATTTCTGTGGAAAACAGAGATtggtataattaattaaaatgagttcaaaattatatatatattggaaaagcATGAAAAAAAAGGGGTCTTCTGTTCAGAAATAAAATGTTTCAAAtgtttctgaaaattctttttcttattgGATCATTTGTATCTATATGTATTAAGATCTTGATTCATAGATCTCTCggttcgaaaaataaaaatacgagGATGGAATCATTTCTTTGGCTCTTTTTcgatcaaaatattttattcgtttaaatgaaaaatataatgaatcatgaaattaaatatatgtaaaaattaAATGGATTGTTACAAATGGATTAGgattctttataattttaaagtaattataaattttcaaattacgaAATTTAAACCGTCTGCAAGCATCGAAAGtatcacatattaaaaatgtagcaTGTTATTGAAGcagataaaaagaattttaaaaaagacgttttttatttgaaaaattagaagtcctttttgctcaaagttttttttacaacataaagaGCAAGAATCtgatgaaattaaaatatacttAATTCTCAACTGTAATATACTACAATTTTAATAGGTGACGTTTGCTAGTCGTTTCGATGCCTTAAAATGCTTAAATTCTATAATTTGAtaatctacaatttttttaaattttttttcaaattaggtTAGAGGACAATCCACTCTATTAGACTGATATTTatcttgaaaaatattatttcaatgatatataatttaatttaataaactgaatttttggaagaaaaactTATTTCCTATATTATTAGTACGAGGGCTGATCGGTAGACGGTAGACATATGAGGTAAGATCCATCTGGTAAGTCTTATCACATGAATCCCATTTCATATGTATATA
Coding sequences:
- the LOC133877210 gene encoding RING-H2 finger protein ATL63, with protein sequence MSHFVQTMFSHDGNIMFVAVISLLVVILFVLLLHICANWFLAQAQQRRRRSITVSHVLRPTRFRHFHTFTIDDASLSNSPTKGLDPSAIATIPLFVYSSEEHKHGQSECVVCLSPFEENEIGRELPKCRHVFHVECIDVWLSLHSNCPICRAPAVSEANVDGTTTSSTADSSELGLIGDGDSALEVVIDIHETTDHDQNVVAMAAAGDSVSVSSPSSSLGCSLKRMLSRNRSERKVFPSSNANEADAHA